One window of the Niallia circulans genome contains the following:
- a CDS encoding ABC transporter permease: MASIVKVLKEQVNHFHLIRRLSLYELKSANRNNYLGILWEIINPAIQISIYWFVFGFVQKRHDVKGVNGETYPYFIWMLAGILIWFFIYPAITKSSKSIYTRLRMVSRMNFPLSVIPSYVIMSLLYPQLLLMVLVMIIYQFIGYPISIYYLQIPYFLFAAVMFLFALALITSTISTIVRDFQMLLQSLMRVLLYLTPILWPANHLGDKFEKVMQINPVYYLIEGYRYALLGQGWFVTEHLGITIYFWSLVLVLLFVGTYMHVRFRKHFIDFL, translated from the coding sequence ATGGCTTCTATTGTTAAAGTATTAAAAGAGCAAGTTAATCATTTTCATTTAATTAGAAGATTATCCCTTTATGAGTTAAAAAGTGCTAATCGCAATAACTATTTAGGGATCTTGTGGGAAATAATCAATCCGGCAATCCAAATTTCGATTTATTGGTTTGTATTCGGATTTGTACAAAAAAGGCATGATGTAAAAGGTGTTAATGGAGAAACCTATCCCTATTTTATATGGATGCTTGCAGGTATTTTGATTTGGTTCTTTATATATCCTGCCATAACGAAAAGTTCTAAATCCATTTACACGCGTTTAAGAATGGTATCAAGGATGAATTTTCCATTAAGTGTTATACCTTCTTATGTCATTATGTCATTATTGTATCCACAATTATTATTAATGGTTCTAGTAATGATTATATATCAATTTATTGGGTATCCAATTTCCATATACTATTTGCAGATTCCGTATTTTTTATTTGCTGCAGTTATGTTTTTATTTGCGCTTGCATTAATAACTTCAACTATTTCTACCATTGTAAGAGATTTTCAAATGCTTTTACAATCTTTAATGAGGGTTCTTTTGTATCTAACTCCGATTTTGTGGCCTGCTAATCATCTAGGAGACAAATTTGAGAAAGTAATGCAGATAAATCCGGTTTATTATTTAATTGAAGGTTATCGCTATGCCCTTTTAGGACAAGGCTGGTTTGTCACAGAGCATCTAGGAATTACGATCTATTTCTGGAGTTTAGTACTTGTGTTACTTTTTGTTGGAACGTATATGCACGTTAGATTTAGAAAACACTTTATTGACTTTTTATAA
- a CDS encoding PA14 domain-containing protein, which produces MFLCFLLLLMSPQTNIKAAENTWSSNFYNNKNLSETPVSKSYNNIRFNWGKNEPIAGINKDNFSASFEKNITISESQKDYFLHTYADDGVRMYLDNQKKIDRWTSSSRNYSAAPMTNLSAGNHTVKTEYYEGGGNAVLFADMLPFGSWIGYFYNNEKFSGNPEDALVFTPDKNGNLSFDYQYGKPNAKGIGSNHFSAKFFTYKKLPAGNYILQTKHDDDTRIYIDGKLVLDSDRVSQDTRLIKIENSQGKDVHEIRIEYVEKTGKSYLQFSLKPVQEALSTSTWFASYFNNTNVSGNAFVSTGIKDIKYNWGKSAPNASTNKDNFSASFYKLLNKGDYFVYTFADDGVRAKINNSILFDRWTGSSGKANKALITNLNQNNNVFQLDYLEKTGKAFVNADVLPLGQWLGYYYANTSLKGAPANKTLIKGDGKGAFSFNYGKNAPMSGIPKDNFSASFTTALRLKQGEYVIRSVADDGIRIYVDDKLVINRWTSANAKEDAIKIKISDRKEESDSSKRNIHWIRVEYLEKTGNAKLNFDIKPINQLVTGQEWMNIFYPNPSLSGNGTVIGGLNSKNKVSSIQYHWKKDAPVVGMPKDNFSASFLRKVSGSNDYFVSTFADDGIRVKLDNKTVIDRWKNSSGTFDNAIIKGIGKGEHIIQTDYMEKTGNAYVFADIQPLGNWIAYYYNNKNLSGAPVTSNVINNSNSNTLTKDYGINAPVSKINKDNFSAKFVTAKRLNAGEYVIRGLSDDGVRVYIDGKLIVDNWKNGSYREKATKVKIDNVNGDNVHWIEVRYYDNKSTAKFQVSIQPYNEQNMIDGTWYAEYYPEVINKNQSPSYKVTDSKRNVVIGGKDSLNKIYNIDFNWKKGSPDSAIPSNKFSAVYKKVLNVTENSNYNFKLKADNGAVLEVDGKVLIDAWNGNIGKTKEVIGYYLPKGKHTFVIKYYEGSGDAHLSFDMEKSKVVTKTYNDLKTSLNDAVNIQLSKNAQTDKKYKAYMREDAFEYVSSKNDYAFVKSGTWNVRGGTSKNSWVIGTFKGDYKVTILSKTAKKDSDGKYWYEVDFYKYSVPVGKVKPDITPKYTVKYNTWVNASPTDIKYYMNPSNFENDNKQKLQFLLLSSSANLNSKEVNDKILKNRGILAGKGSSFNKAGEKYGINEIYLISHALLETGNGTSSLATGIKVSSVDGKKVTPKTVYNMYGIGAVDGSAVKSGSEYAYKMGWDTPEKAIIGGAEFIGKNYINNATYKQDTLYKMRWNPSKPGVHQYATDIGWASKQVSSMYNLYNMLTSYRMDLEIPKYK; this is translated from the coding sequence TTGTTTTTATGTTTTCTTTTGTTGTTAATGTCACCCCAAACGAACATAAAAGCAGCAGAAAATACATGGTCCTCCAATTTTTACAATAATAAAAACTTATCAGAAACACCTGTTTCTAAATCGTATAACAATATAAGATTTAATTGGGGGAAAAACGAGCCTATAGCCGGAATAAACAAAGATAATTTTTCCGCTAGCTTTGAAAAAAATATAACTATTTCGGAATCACAAAAAGATTATTTTCTTCATACCTATGCAGATGATGGTGTGAGAATGTATTTGGATAATCAAAAGAAAATCGATCGTTGGACAAGTTCAAGTAGAAATTACTCAGCAGCACCAATGACTAATTTATCTGCGGGCAATCACACCGTAAAAACTGAATATTATGAAGGCGGAGGAAATGCTGTATTATTTGCAGATATGCTTCCTTTCGGTTCATGGATTGGTTACTTTTACAATAATGAAAAATTCAGTGGCAATCCGGAAGATGCCTTAGTATTTACACCAGATAAAAATGGCAATTTAAGCTTTGATTATCAGTATGGTAAGCCTAATGCTAAAGGAATTGGATCTAATCATTTTTCTGCTAAATTTTTTACCTATAAAAAATTGCCAGCAGGAAATTATATTTTACAAACAAAGCATGACGATGATACACGTATCTACATTGATGGGAAATTAGTTCTCGATAGTGATCGAGTTTCTCAAGATACTAGACTAATAAAGATTGAGAATAGCCAAGGAAAGGATGTCCATGAAATTCGAATTGAATATGTAGAGAAAACAGGAAAAAGTTATTTGCAATTTTCTCTAAAACCAGTTCAAGAAGCATTATCAACATCCACTTGGTTTGCGTCCTATTTTAATAATACAAACGTTTCAGGGAACGCTTTTGTTTCAACAGGAATAAAAGATATTAAATACAATTGGGGGAAAAGCGCGCCAAATGCTTCAACCAATAAGGACAATTTCTCAGCATCGTTTTATAAGCTTTTAAATAAAGGGGATTACTTTGTTTATACATTTGCAGATGATGGTGTACGAGCGAAAATTAATAATTCCATTTTGTTTGATCGCTGGACAGGCAGTTCAGGTAAAGCAAATAAGGCATTAATCACCAATCTTAACCAGAATAATAATGTGTTTCAGTTAGATTATCTTGAAAAGACAGGTAAGGCGTTTGTGAATGCAGATGTGCTTCCATTAGGACAATGGCTTGGGTACTATTATGCTAATACTAGTTTAAAAGGTGCCCCTGCAAATAAAACCTTAATAAAAGGGGACGGCAAAGGAGCATTTAGTTTTAATTATGGTAAGAATGCCCCAATGTCTGGTATACCAAAAGATAATTTTTCAGCAAGCTTTACAACTGCCTTAAGGCTTAAGCAAGGAGAGTATGTAATTCGTTCTGTCGCAGATGATGGCATTCGTATTTATGTGGATGATAAATTAGTCATAAATCGATGGACTTCTGCGAATGCCAAGGAAGATGCCATTAAAATTAAAATAAGCGATAGAAAGGAAGAATCAGATTCATCGAAAAGAAATATTCATTGGATTAGAGTTGAATATCTTGAGAAAACAGGAAATGCGAAATTAAACTTTGATATTAAACCTATTAATCAATTAGTTACAGGTCAAGAATGGATGAATATTTTTTATCCTAACCCCAGTTTATCTGGCAATGGAACAGTTATAGGTGGATTGAATTCAAAGAATAAAGTTTCAAGCATTCAGTATCATTGGAAAAAAGATGCTCCTGTAGTAGGGATGCCAAAAGATAACTTTTCAGCATCTTTTTTACGGAAAGTTTCGGGAAGCAATGATTATTTTGTTTCCACTTTTGCTGATGATGGCATTCGTGTAAAACTAGATAATAAGACGGTAATTGATCGTTGGAAGAATTCTAGCGGGACATTTGATAATGCTATTATTAAAGGGATAGGAAAAGGAGAACATATAATTCAAACAGATTATATGGAGAAAACAGGAAATGCATATGTATTTGCTGATATCCAGCCTTTAGGTAATTGGATAGCTTATTATTATAATAATAAAAATCTCTCTGGAGCTCCGGTTACCTCCAATGTTATCAATAATTCTAATTCAAATACGCTTACCAAGGATTATGGGATAAATGCACCGGTTTCAAAAATAAATAAAGATAATTTTTCAGCTAAATTTGTAACTGCTAAAAGGCTGAATGCAGGCGAATATGTTATTAGAGGATTATCTGATGACGGTGTAAGAGTATATATAGATGGTAAACTTATTGTTGATAATTGGAAAAATGGCTCCTATCGTGAAAAAGCAACAAAGGTAAAAATAGATAATGTAAATGGCGATAATGTTCACTGGATTGAAGTGAGATACTATGACAATAAATCAACGGCTAAATTCCAAGTCTCTATCCAGCCATATAATGAACAAAACATGATTGATGGTACTTGGTATGCAGAGTATTATCCAGAGGTAATAAACAAAAATCAATCACCTTCTTACAAGGTAACAGATTCAAAGAGAAATGTTGTTATTGGCGGAAAAGATTCTTTAAATAAAATCTATAATATCGATTTTAATTGGAAGAAAGGATCTCCTGATAGTGCTATTCCTTCTAACAAGTTTTCGGCTGTTTACAAGAAAGTGCTTAATGTTACGGAGAACAGTAATTACAATTTTAAACTGAAAGCAGATAACGGAGCAGTACTTGAGGTGGATGGAAAAGTACTAATCGATGCTTGGAATGGGAATATTGGTAAAACAAAAGAAGTAATTGGTTACTATCTACCAAAAGGGAAACATACTTTTGTGATTAAATATTATGAGGGAAGCGGCGATGCGCATCTTTCTTTTGATATGGAAAAATCAAAAGTAGTGACAAAAACTTATAATGACTTGAAAACTTCATTAAACGATGCTGTGAATATTCAACTTAGCAAAAATGCGCAAACAGATAAAAAGTATAAAGCATATATGAGAGAAGATGCCTTTGAATATGTAAGTAGCAAGAATGATTATGCTTTTGTTAAGAGCGGTACGTGGAATGTTAGAGGTGGGACCAGCAAAAATAGTTGGGTTATAGGTACCTTTAAAGGAGATTATAAAGTTACCATTCTATCAAAAACAGCTAAGAAAGACAGTGACGGGAAATACTGGTATGAAGTTGACTTTTATAAATATTCGGTGCCAGTAGGGAAAGTTAAACCCGATATAACACCGAAGTATACAGTTAAATATAATACGTGGGTAAACGCTAGTCCAACTGACATTAAATACTATATGAATCCAAGTAATTTTGAGAATGACAACAAGCAGAAACTACAATTTTTATTATTATCTTCTAGTGCGAATCTAAATTCAAAAGAAGTAAATGATAAAATACTTAAAAATAGAGGGATTCTAGCTGGAAAAGGAAGTTCATTCAATAAAGCGGGAGAAAAATATGGTATTAATGAAATTTATTTGATTTCCCATGCTTTATTAGAAACTGGAAATGGAACTTCAAGTCTGGCAACTGGTATAAAAGTTTCTAGTGTCGATGGAAAAAAAGTTACACCGAAAACAGTATATAATATGTATGGTATCGGGGCAGTGGATGGCTCTGCAGTAAAGAGCGGATCTGAATATGCATACAAGATGGGCTGGGATACTCCAGAAAAAGCGATTATAGGTGGAGCAGAGTTTATAGGGAAGAATTATATTAATAATGCAACATATAAACAAGACACACTTTATAAAATGCGCTGGAACCCTAGTAAACCTGGTGTACATCAATATGCTACAGATATAGGATGGGCAAGCAAACAAGTAAGCAGTATGTATAATTTATATAATATGTTAACTTCTTATCGTATGGATTTAGAGATACCTAAATATAAATAA
- the galU gene encoding UTP--glucose-1-phosphate uridylyltransferase GalU — protein sequence MSKVKKAIIPAAGLGTRFLPATKAMPKEMLPIVDKPTIQYIVEEAIASGIEDILIVTGKGKRAIEDHFDNALELEENLIAKEKFALLAKVQESSNVDIHYIRQKEPKGLGHAVWCARNFIGDEPFAVLLGDDIVDNDKPCLKQLMDQYDQTLSSVIGVQVVPDSETHRYGIIDPLPDTKRRYQVKKFVEKPEQGTSPSNLAIIGRYIFTPQLFHFLESQEVGTGGEIQLTDAIEKLNKIQRVFAYEFEGNRYDVGEQFGFIQTTIELGLKRTDINSQLRSYILELAERLKEQEMNKLSK from the coding sequence CCAGCAACGAAAGCAATGCCGAAAGAAATGCTGCCAATTGTGGATAAGCCAACCATTCAATATATTGTGGAGGAAGCTATAGCATCTGGGATTGAAGATATTCTTATTGTTACTGGGAAAGGTAAGAGAGCGATTGAAGATCACTTTGATAATGCCTTAGAATTAGAAGAAAATTTGATTGCAAAAGAAAAATTTGCCTTATTAGCAAAAGTGCAGGAATCTTCTAATGTGGACATTCATTATATACGGCAAAAAGAGCCAAAAGGATTAGGACATGCTGTTTGGTGTGCAAGAAACTTTATTGGCGATGAGCCATTTGCTGTATTATTAGGGGATGATATTGTTGATAATGACAAACCATGTCTAAAGCAATTGATGGATCAATATGATCAAACACTTTCTTCTGTGATAGGTGTACAGGTAGTACCTGACTCAGAAACCCATCGTTACGGGATAATTGACCCTTTACCGGATACAAAGAGAAGATATCAAGTAAAGAAATTTGTAGAAAAACCTGAGCAAGGAACTTCACCTTCTAATTTAGCGATTATCGGAAGATACATATTTACACCACAGCTATTTCATTTTCTTGAGTCACAAGAAGTTGGCACAGGAGGAGAAATACAACTGACAGATGCCATTGAGAAGTTAAACAAAATTCAGCGTGTTTTTGCATATGAATTTGAAGGAAATCGTTACGACGTGGGAGAGCAATTTGGTTTCATTCAAACAACGATTGAGTTGGGGTTAAAACGCACCGATATTAATTCACAATTAAGAAGTTATATATTAGAGCTTGCTGAAAGACTAAAAGAACAAGAAATGAATAAACTTTCTAAGTAA